The proteins below are encoded in one region of Bremerella sp. P1:
- a CDS encoding DUF2924 domain-containing protein produces the protein MSLNIDKEVAAMERMTVNQLREKYDDVFGEPTNGRHKQWLIKRIAWRMQANAEGGLSERARRRAMELANDADLRVTMPRAKKPKPMSEVQTISSPTKTPLSTHLLPGMLLQRVYKGNTIRVAVLADGFEWEGERYKSLTAVAKAVTGKHWNGFHFFGLRKNRGGK, from the coding sequence ATGTCTTTGAACATCGACAAAGAGGTCGCTGCCATGGAGCGGATGACCGTCAACCAGCTGCGGGAGAAGTACGACGACGTCTTCGGCGAGCCGACCAACGGCAGGCACAAGCAATGGCTGATCAAACGGATCGCCTGGCGGATGCAAGCCAATGCGGAAGGTGGCCTCTCCGAACGTGCCCGGCGCCGTGCGATGGAACTGGCCAATGACGCCGATCTCCGCGTCACCATGCCTCGGGCGAAGAAACCGAAACCTATGTCTGAGGTACAGACCATATCCTCCCCAACAAAGACCCCACTAAGTACACACCTCCTTCCAGGCATGCTCCTACAGCGTGTGTACAAAGGTAACACGATCCGAGTAGCAGTCCTGGCCGACGGTTTCGAATGGGAAGGCGAACGCTACAAATCGCTCACCGCGGTTGCCAAGGCGGTCACCGGCAAACACTGGAACGGTTTTCACTTCTTTGGCCTTCGTAAGAACAGAGGTGGTAAATGA
- a CDS encoding recombinase family protein, whose translation MNKRVKPPSKPKVIRCAIYTRKSTEEGLDQDFNTLDAQREAGEAYIKSQMHEGWVCLPDQYDDGGFTGANMERPALRRLLADIESGKVNCVVVYKVDRLSRSLLDFSRIMEVFDKHEVSFVSVTQAFNTASSMGRLVLNVLLSFAQFEREMISERTRDKMAAARRKGKWSGGTPILGYNVENTKLVINEAEARRVQDIFGMYLERQSLLDVAQELHNRGWRNKLWKTKRGTERGGRRFDKGSLYALLTSVIYIGKVRYKKEVHEGEQDAIIDPETFDKVQKLLQKNGRSGGRAVRNKHKALLRGILRCAACNCGMSHSYSQKKGSRLYRYYVCQRAQKRGWKHCPAPSIPAGEIERFIVEEIKAIGRDPQVIEATLKEARIQMENQSQRLTVERNDLRGELRDYHAELAQVAATVGPGDSRLVIAHDRIGDAERRLTEVENELATLASDLIDETEVTAALADFDVVWQCLEPHEQIRIVELLIERIEYDGDAGNVSITFRPSGIRALAGELPNREEVAV comes from the coding sequence ATGAACAAACGCGTTAAACCACCGTCGAAACCCAAGGTGATCCGGTGTGCGATTTACACAAGAAAATCGACGGAGGAGGGTCTCGATCAGGACTTCAACACCCTCGATGCCCAACGGGAAGCGGGTGAGGCCTACATCAAGAGCCAAATGCACGAGGGGTGGGTATGTCTTCCGGACCAATACGACGACGGTGGCTTCACTGGGGCCAATATGGAACGCCCTGCCCTCCGGCGGCTCTTGGCGGATATCGAATCGGGGAAGGTAAACTGCGTGGTGGTTTATAAAGTCGATCGCCTCAGCCGTAGCCTGCTCGACTTCTCACGGATCATGGAGGTCTTCGACAAGCACGAGGTTTCCTTCGTCAGCGTGACCCAGGCCTTCAACACGGCTTCCTCAATGGGGCGGCTGGTCCTCAACGTACTTCTAAGTTTCGCCCAATTTGAACGTGAGATGATTTCGGAACGTACCCGAGACAAAATGGCCGCGGCACGCCGGAAGGGCAAATGGTCCGGTGGGACGCCGATCCTGGGGTACAACGTTGAGAACACGAAGTTAGTCATAAACGAGGCCGAAGCACGACGGGTTCAAGATATCTTCGGGATGTACCTGGAACGGCAATCCCTGCTCGATGTGGCTCAGGAACTCCACAATCGCGGTTGGCGGAACAAGCTATGGAAAACGAAACGCGGAACCGAACGAGGTGGTCGACGCTTCGATAAGGGGTCGCTGTACGCCCTGCTGACCAGCGTGATCTACATCGGCAAGGTTCGCTACAAGAAGGAGGTCCACGAAGGCGAGCAGGACGCGATTATTGATCCGGAGACGTTCGATAAAGTTCAAAAGCTGCTGCAGAAGAATGGCCGGAGTGGAGGCAGGGCGGTTCGGAACAAGCACAAGGCCCTGCTACGGGGGATCCTGAGATGTGCGGCCTGTAATTGTGGGATGAGCCATTCCTACTCGCAGAAGAAAGGAAGCCGCCTCTATCGGTACTACGTCTGCCAAAGGGCTCAGAAACGAGGTTGGAAACACTGCCCTGCCCCATCGATCCCCGCAGGTGAAATTGAGCGGTTCATTGTCGAAGAGATCAAGGCGATCGGGCGCGATCCCCAGGTGATCGAAGCGACGTTGAAAGAAGCACGCATTCAGATGGAAAACCAATCCCAGCGGCTAACAGTCGAACGCAACGACCTTCGGGGCGAACTACGCGACTACCACGCAGAACTAGCGCAGGTGGCCGCGACGGTTGGTCCTGGCGACTCACGGCTGGTAATCGCTCACGACCGGATCGGTGATGCAGAGCGACGGCTGACTGAAGTTGAGAACGAGTTGGCCACGCTCGCTAGCGATCTAATTGACGAGACCGAGGTCACTGCAGCTTTGGCCGACTTCGACGTCGTATGGCAATGCCTGGAGCCGCACGAACAGATTCGGATTGTCGAGCTCTTGATTGAGCGGATTGAGTACGACGGTGATGCGGGGAACGTATCGATAACTTTTCGGCCCAGCGGGATTCGGGCATTGGCTGGTGAGTTACCAAATCGAGAGGAGGTGGCGGTATGA
- a CDS encoding phage terminase small subunit P27 family, producing the protein MRGRKPKPTVLKIREGNPGKRSLNKAEPNAPSDVPTCPEFLDEVAQEEWDRISGILTEMGLLSTADRAALAAYCTVYSRWVHAEEQVKKFGTIVKSPEKNFPMKSPYLTVADQAMESMRKFLVEFGLTPSSRSRIRVETKKSAEDEFDAFVGAG; encoded by the coding sequence ATGAGAGGTCGTAAACCGAAGCCGACGGTACTGAAAATCCGCGAGGGGAATCCTGGTAAGCGTTCGCTCAATAAGGCCGAGCCGAATGCTCCTAGCGATGTACCGACGTGCCCAGAGTTCCTGGACGAAGTGGCTCAGGAGGAGTGGGACCGCATCTCGGGAATTCTCACGGAAATGGGCCTGCTCAGTACAGCCGATCGCGCCGCACTTGCTGCCTATTGCACGGTGTACAGCCGCTGGGTTCACGCAGAAGAACAAGTGAAGAAGTTCGGCACGATCGTGAAGTCCCCCGAAAAGAATTTCCCCATGAAATCGCCGTATCTAACGGTCGCTGACCAAGCGATGGAATCGATGCGGAAGTTTCTGGTCGAGTTCGGTCTGACGCCATCCAGCCGCAGTCGTATCCGCGTGGAAACCAAGAAGTCTGCCGAGGATGAGTTTGACGCATTTGTGGGGGCAGGGTAG
- a CDS encoding integrase core domain-containing protein, producing the protein MKNLYHSLLLLIAGSTQKELAAQIRYLKVENEVLRSKLPKRVSVTAQEKNRLVKFGSKLGKAINEIVSIVAPDTLRRWIRESKKPGGIKQTRKGRPRTKEEIRELIIRFARENDWGYTRIMGELKKLGIKPPSRNTVKNILKENGLEPGPKRGEGTWDEFLKMHAASLWQCDFYAKKVLTLKGYRDLYLLIFLHVDSRRVYISPSTFHPNEEWVSQQAEHFLKHAESEGLEVKILMHDRDTKFTESFDAVFESTSVDVKHAAFRSPNTNAFVERFIQTLQQECLDYFVVFGQEHMDHIVSEFVTHYHEERPHQSKDNDILKLPVASSDGDEKSSSGGSSAPDPTGIECRQRLGGLLKHYRRMAA; encoded by the coding sequence ATGAAGAATCTGTACCACAGCTTGCTGCTTTTGATCGCCGGATCGACCCAGAAAGAGCTGGCCGCCCAGATCCGCTACCTCAAGGTCGAGAACGAGGTGCTGCGGTCCAAATTGCCCAAGCGCGTCTCGGTCACCGCCCAAGAGAAGAACCGGCTGGTGAAGTTCGGATCCAAGCTCGGCAAGGCGATCAACGAGATTGTGAGCATCGTCGCCCCCGACACCCTACGCCGCTGGATCCGGGAATCGAAGAAGCCCGGAGGCATCAAGCAGACTCGAAAGGGGCGTCCTCGGACCAAGGAGGAAATCCGCGAGCTGATCATTCGCTTCGCGCGGGAGAATGACTGGGGCTACACGCGGATCATGGGCGAACTCAAGAAGCTTGGGATCAAACCTCCGTCGCGAAACACGGTGAAGAACATCCTCAAAGAGAACGGCCTCGAGCCAGGTCCCAAGCGCGGCGAGGGCACCTGGGACGAGTTCCTCAAGATGCACGCTGCCTCGCTGTGGCAATGTGATTTCTACGCAAAGAAGGTGCTCACACTGAAGGGCTATCGCGACCTCTACCTGCTGATCTTCCTCCACGTCGATTCCCGCCGCGTCTACATCTCGCCATCGACGTTCCATCCGAACGAAGAATGGGTTTCTCAGCAGGCGGAGCACTTCCTTAAGCACGCCGAGTCGGAAGGCCTGGAAGTAAAGATTCTGATGCATGACCGCGACACGAAGTTCACCGAGTCATTCGACGCAGTGTTCGAGTCCACGAGTGTGGATGTCAAGCATGCTGCATTCCGGTCGCCCAACACCAACGCGTTCGTCGAGCGGTTCATCCAGACGCTGCAGCAGGAATGCCTGGATTACTTCGTGGTATTCGGCCAGGAGCACATGGACCACATCGTGAGCGAGTTCGTCACACACTATCACGAAGAGCGCCCACATCAGTCGAAGGACAACGACATACTGAAACTGCCGGTGGCGAGCTCGGACGGCGACGAGAAATCCAGCAGCGGTGGTTCATCGGCCCCGGATCCCACCGGCATCGAATGCCGACAGCGGCTAGGTGGGCTCCTGAAGCACTACCGCCGAATGGCCGCGTGA
- a CDS encoding HNH endonuclease, which yields MPKRLKRRSDTKRRVGRDIYEVRRGSSSSQGYDADWERIAKRRRQLDYYLCQECLKRGLSTSAKDVDHIIPLHVRLDWRLEIDNTQVLCRMHHRAKTERDNELFGSSTEVNVSAIQQARRDAARRLQEPLRGPGAGQIVTLVGMGTRAPKHICAREFRSQGVKNERS from the coding sequence ATGCCTAAGCGTTTGAAAAGGCGGAGCGATACGAAGAGACGCGTCGGTCGAGACATCTACGAGGTGCGGCGCGGTTCGTCTTCCTCGCAAGGCTACGACGCCGATTGGGAACGGATCGCCAAGCGTCGGCGCCAACTCGATTACTACTTGTGCCAGGAGTGTTTGAAGCGTGGTCTAAGCACTTCAGCCAAGGACGTCGACCACATCATCCCGTTGCACGTCCGACTCGACTGGCGACTCGAGATAGACAACACGCAGGTGCTTTGTCGCATGCATCATCGAGCTAAAACAGAGCGAGATAACGAACTTTTCGGGTCGAGTACGGAGGTCAATGTGAGTGCCATTCAGCAAGCCCGCAGAGATGCCGCTAGAAGGCTCCAGGAGCCTCTCAGAGGCCCGGGGGCGGGTCAAATAGTGACGCTGGTCGGCATGGGAACGCGTGCCCCCAAACACATATGCGCCCGCGAATTTAGAAGCCAGGGGGTGAAGAATGAGAGGTCGTAA
- a CDS encoding terminase large subunit yields the protein MDVTQQWVRSSSDERAVDDGCWFDEEAAQRVREFFLRFLKHSKGQWAGKPFELLGWQWTDVVAPLFGWKRADGTRRFRRGYIEVPKKNGKSTLFAGLSLYLLTCDGEPGAEIYSAASDRDQASIVFNEAANMVDYSPHLASRLKVVRSTKRIVDHRSRSFYRALSAEVPTKEGLNAHAVLMDELHAQKSRELWDTLRYAGASRRQPLMLAITTAGFDRLSICWEQHEYARQVLEGIVEDTAFFPYISAADVEEDWTTPEVWQKANPSFGITIDAEQFAEDCREAQESPAKENSFRRYRLNQWTQQESRWLNMEKWDACDDALAELDGRTCFAGLDLSSTTDISALVLVFEEDDQYDVLPFFWVPEEGAKRREKRDHAPYVPWIQHRYVEASPGEVVDYERIRARINESGKRFKIEQIAIDRWNATQLATQLDDDGFEIVSFVQGYASMSAPTKKLEELVLSRKLRHAGHPVLRWMAGNVAIEQDAADNWKPS from the coding sequence GTGGACGTAACTCAGCAGTGGGTGAGAAGCTCCAGTGACGAGCGTGCCGTAGACGATGGCTGTTGGTTCGATGAAGAAGCGGCCCAACGCGTGCGTGAGTTCTTCCTCCGGTTTCTGAAGCACTCGAAGGGCCAGTGGGCCGGTAAACCGTTCGAGCTGTTAGGTTGGCAATGGACCGACGTGGTGGCCCCACTGTTCGGTTGGAAGCGAGCTGACGGGACTCGTCGCTTTCGCCGCGGCTATATCGAGGTGCCTAAGAAGAATGGGAAGAGCACACTGTTTGCTGGCTTGAGCTTGTACCTGCTGACGTGCGATGGCGAACCGGGGGCCGAAATCTACAGCGCAGCCTCGGATCGGGATCAGGCTTCCATCGTGTTCAATGAAGCAGCTAATATGGTCGACTACTCACCGCACCTGGCGTCGCGTCTTAAAGTGGTCCGTTCCACCAAGCGGATCGTGGACCATCGCAGTCGTTCTTTCTATCGCGCCCTATCCGCAGAGGTGCCGACCAAAGAAGGCCTCAATGCCCATGCGGTGCTGATGGACGAACTCCATGCTCAGAAGTCTCGGGAACTGTGGGACACGCTACGTTACGCGGGTGCTTCACGTAGACAGCCCCTCATGCTGGCCATTACGACTGCGGGGTTCGATCGGTTGAGCATCTGTTGGGAACAGCACGAATACGCGCGGCAGGTCCTGGAGGGGATCGTTGAGGATACGGCCTTCTTCCCCTACATCTCCGCCGCGGATGTTGAGGAAGACTGGACCACGCCTGAGGTGTGGCAGAAGGCGAACCCTAGTTTCGGCATTACCATCGACGCGGAACAGTTCGCCGAGGACTGTCGGGAAGCCCAGGAATCACCCGCCAAGGAGAACTCCTTCCGTCGGTACAGGCTTAACCAGTGGACGCAGCAGGAGTCGAGGTGGCTGAACATGGAGAAGTGGGACGCATGCGATGATGCCCTGGCGGAACTGGATGGTCGCACTTGTTTCGCGGGACTAGACCTATCCTCAACCACCGATATCTCCGCCCTTGTCCTTGTATTTGAGGAAGATGACCAATACGACGTGCTGCCGTTCTTCTGGGTACCGGAGGAAGGTGCCAAGCGGCGTGAGAAACGAGACCACGCCCCCTACGTGCCGTGGATTCAGCATAGGTACGTCGAAGCGTCACCGGGTGAAGTTGTCGACTACGAACGCATCCGGGCCCGGATCAACGAATCGGGCAAACGATTCAAGATCGAACAGATCGCGATCGACCGATGGAATGCGACACAATTGGCCACGCAACTCGATGACGATGGATTCGAGATCGTATCGTTTGTCCAGGGATATGCGAGTATGTCGGCACCGACGAAGAAGCTGGAAGAATTAGTCCTGTCCAGGAAGCTACGTCACGCCGGGCACCCTGTGCTCCGCTGGATGGCTGGCAACGTGGCAATCGAGCAAGATGCGGCCGACAACTGGAAACCGTCCTAG
- a CDS encoding flotillin-like FloA family protein — MIAYLSLVLAGGILAVVVILLIWYFRLWLQAYSTGASIGFVNLIFMSLRGVNPHAVVECKIMAVQSRLAIVETRVIEALYLAGGDIRRVTLAVIAADRAGIRLDWDTAAAIDLAGRDILDAVKTSILPKVILIPDPDDARSDVLYGVAKDGVQLKVMVRVTVRTNLLQLIGGATESTVVARVGQGVISAIGSCDCYQEALRDPMLITRKVLDKGLDADTAYAIVSIDIADIDVGRNIGAKLQIDQANADFRIALALAEKRRAMAIAKHQEMRAKHAKSRASVVHAEAEIPVSLGQAFRDGNIQTQNVPVSQQRSSRRFPLIANLAASNTAMVPD; from the coding sequence ATGATCGCATACTTGAGCTTAGTTCTAGCCGGGGGCATCCTGGCCGTCGTAGTCATCCTCTTGATCTGGTACTTCCGACTATGGTTGCAGGCCTATTCAACCGGAGCAAGTATTGGCTTTGTCAATCTCATTTTCATGTCCTTGCGAGGAGTCAATCCACACGCCGTGGTTGAATGCAAGATCATGGCGGTTCAGTCAAGATTGGCCATAGTGGAGACTCGCGTTATCGAAGCATTATACCTGGCCGGAGGTGATATCCGTCGCGTGACACTAGCTGTGATCGCGGCCGATCGGGCAGGCATTCGCTTGGATTGGGATACGGCAGCCGCGATTGATCTTGCCGGACGAGATATTCTGGATGCGGTCAAGACGAGCATCCTTCCCAAGGTCATCCTGATCCCCGATCCCGACGATGCTCGAAGCGACGTGTTATACGGTGTCGCGAAGGATGGTGTCCAACTTAAAGTCATGGTAAGAGTAACCGTCCGGACAAATCTGCTGCAGCTTATTGGAGGTGCAACGGAATCGACCGTCGTGGCACGTGTCGGTCAGGGGGTCATCTCGGCAATTGGTTCTTGCGATTGTTACCAGGAAGCACTTCGGGATCCGATGCTAATTACACGCAAGGTTCTGGATAAGGGATTGGATGCGGATACGGCCTACGCAATTGTCTCCATCGACATTGCAGACATCGATGTAGGGCGAAACATTGGAGCCAAGTTGCAGATAGACCAGGCCAACGCAGATTTCCGCATTGCCCTGGCATTGGCCGAAAAACGACGTGCTATGGCGATCGCAAAACATCAAGAGATGCGAGCAAAGCATGCCAAGAGTCGTGCGAGCGTCGTACACGCCGAAGCCGAGATTCCCGTTTCTTTGGGTCAGGCTTTTCGCGACGGAAATATTCAGACACAGAACGTGCCAGTCTCACAGCAGCGATCAAGTCGTCGCTTCCCCTTGATAGCGAATCTGGCCGCTTCGAACACAGCAATGGTGCCCGATTGA
- a CDS encoding DNA-methyltransferase, which translates to MCRCTLLKACRIADNQTATIAEWDLDLLPIELSALKDADYELGLLGFKDDELAKMLSGDVKDGLNDPDDVPEPPDDPVTQPGDLWILGDHRLLCGDSSKAEDVDRLLDGAVIHLVNTDPPYNVKVEPRSRNAIAAGNSSFADSSKRKSNGAPKKMRAKDRPLANDFVTDEEFDRLLDAWFGNMARVLAPGRAIYIWGGFSNCANYPPFLKKHGLYFSQAIIWDKQHPVLTRKDFMGAHEWCFYGWKEGSAHQFFGPNNATDLWHVKKVNPQAMVHLTEKPVELAVRAIQYSSRESENVLDLFGGSGSTLIGCEQTGRKAYLMELDQAYADVIVERWESFTGKKAERVSAEVVA; encoded by the coding sequence ATGTGCCGGTGCACATTGCTGAAGGCCTGTCGGATCGCGGACAATCAAACGGCGACCATTGCCGAATGGGACTTGGATCTCTTGCCGATCGAACTGAGTGCCCTCAAGGACGCCGACTACGAACTAGGGCTGCTTGGTTTCAAGGACGACGAACTGGCCAAGATGCTCAGTGGCGACGTGAAGGACGGGCTGAACGATCCCGACGATGTGCCTGAGCCACCAGATGATCCGGTCACCCAGCCAGGCGACTTGTGGATCCTCGGCGACCATCGACTTTTGTGTGGAGATAGTTCTAAGGCGGAGGATGTTGATCGCCTCCTCGACGGTGCCGTGATTCATCTTGTGAATACCGATCCGCCGTACAACGTGAAGGTGGAACCACGCAGCCGAAACGCCATCGCCGCGGGGAATAGCAGCTTTGCAGACTCGAGTAAACGTAAGTCGAATGGTGCCCCCAAGAAGATGCGGGCCAAGGATCGACCGCTGGCGAATGACTTCGTGACGGACGAGGAGTTCGATCGGTTACTCGACGCTTGGTTCGGCAACATGGCACGAGTGTTGGCGCCTGGACGTGCCATCTATATTTGGGGCGGATTCAGCAACTGTGCGAACTATCCGCCATTTCTCAAGAAGCATGGATTGTACTTCAGTCAGGCGATTATCTGGGATAAACAGCATCCGGTGTTGACGCGAAAAGATTTCATGGGCGCGCACGAATGGTGCTTTTACGGTTGGAAAGAAGGCTCAGCCCACCAGTTCTTTGGTCCCAACAACGCCACCGACCTGTGGCACGTGAAGAAGGTCAATCCGCAGGCAATGGTCCATTTGACGGAGAAGCCCGTGGAGCTGGCTGTACGAGCGATTCAATACTCGTCGCGAGAGAGTGAAAACGTGCTCGACCTATTTGGTGGGAGCGGCTCGACGTTGATTGGCTGTGAGCAGACTGGTCGCAAAGCGTATCTGATGGAACTGGATCAGGCCTACGCGGACGTAATTGTTGAAAGGTGGGAATCTTTTACTGGGAAGAAGGCTGAACGTGTTTCGGCGGAGGTGGTGGCGTGA
- a CDS encoding RNA recognition motif domain-containing protein has product MGKKLYCGNLSYEVSTSDLEQMFGAFGQVENAQIVIDRDTGRSKGFGFVEMNSDSEAEAAINGLNESMQGGRSLTVNEAKPRESRSGSGGGYGGGRGHGGDRGRRY; this is encoded by the coding sequence TTGGGTAAAAAACTGTATTGCGGCAATCTTAGTTACGAAGTTTCCACATCGGACCTGGAACAAATGTTCGGTGCTTTCGGCCAAGTCGAAAACGCCCAGATCGTGATCGATCGCGACACGGGTCGCAGCAAGGGCTTTGGTTTCGTGGAAATGAATTCCGATTCCGAAGCGGAAGCGGCCATCAATGGACTGAACGAATCGATGCAAGGCGGCCGAAGCTTGACGGTCAATGAAGCCAAGCCGCGTGAAAGTCGTAGTGGCAGTGGCGGCGGATATGGCGGTGGACGTGGTCACGGCGGCGATCGTGGTCGACGTTATTAA
- a CDS encoding HTH domain-containing protein — protein sequence MTTKKTTRTTAATKKGSTKGTTKGRSAKGTKPAEAKPAKQPATKRLSALDAAAKVLTESKEPLNAKQMIDAMAEKKYWSSPGGKTPHATLYSAILREINTKGKDARFKKTERGKFTTNG from the coding sequence ATGACCACGAAGAAAACCACTCGCACGACCGCTGCTACGAAGAAGGGCAGCACCAAGGGCACCACGAAAGGACGATCCGCAAAAGGCACGAAGCCAGCCGAAGCCAAGCCCGCTAAACAACCCGCCACCAAACGCCTGTCGGCTCTCGACGCCGCGGCCAAGGTACTGACCGAATCGAAGGAGCCGCTGAACGCCAAGCAGATGATCGACGCGATGGCCGAGAAGAAATACTGGTCCAGCCCAGGCGGTAAGACGCCGCACGCCACGCTCTACTCGGCGATCCTCCGAGAGATCAACACGAAAGGTAAAGACGCCCGGTTCAAGAAGACCGAACGAGGCAAGTTCACGACCAACGGCTAG
- a CDS encoding DUF1501 domain-containing protein, translating to MTAEFGMRANRRAFLRNTGVGLGSIAACTLAPEFLSASSSDVSGKLPGLPHHEPKAKRVIYLFQSGAPSQFESFDYKPGLNKLAKTELPESVRMGQRLTGMTAGQQSFPIAPSLFKFSQHGEAGTWVSDRLPYIADQADKLCVIRSMHTEAINHDPAITFFQTGSQLPGRPSMGSWVAYGLGTANENLPSYIVLVSRGTGRAAGQPLYDRLWGSGVLPGKHQGVKLRGGNDPILYLTDPAGCPPQVRRRMLDDIGKLNQATAQRTLDPEVTTRIEQYELAFRMQTAVPDLVDLSQEPEHVLKRYGPEVTKPGTYARNCLLARRLAERDVRFIQLFHMGWDQHDNLPDHMTKQCYDTDQPTAALLQDLEERGLLEDTLVVWGGEFGRTVYCQGTLTETNYGRDHHPRSFSIFMAGGGVKPGLTYGATDEFGYNITENPVHVNDLHATILHLLGIDHRRLTIPFQGLALKLSGVEDRHPVTEIFA from the coding sequence ATGACTGCTGAATTTGGAATGCGTGCCAATCGCCGTGCTTTCTTGCGGAACACCGGCGTTGGCTTGGGCTCAATCGCTGCGTGTACGTTAGCCCCCGAATTTTTGTCCGCCTCAAGCTCCGATGTATCAGGCAAGTTGCCAGGCTTGCCACATCACGAACCCAAGGCAAAACGTGTCATTTACCTGTTTCAATCAGGAGCGCCATCTCAGTTTGAATCATTTGATTACAAACCGGGGCTGAACAAGCTTGCCAAGACTGAGCTTCCGGAATCGGTGCGTATGGGACAACGCTTAACTGGAATGACGGCCGGCCAACAGTCGTTTCCGATTGCTCCATCCCTATTCAAATTTTCCCAGCATGGCGAGGCCGGCACATGGGTCAGCGATCGACTGCCATATATTGCCGACCAGGCTGACAAGCTCTGTGTGATTCGGTCGATGCACACCGAAGCCATCAACCATGATCCTGCAATTACGTTTTTTCAAACGGGGTCGCAGCTTCCCGGACGACCAAGCATGGGATCTTGGGTGGCATACGGTTTGGGAACAGCGAATGAGAATCTGCCCAGCTACATAGTCTTGGTTTCTCGCGGAACCGGGCGAGCCGCCGGGCAACCTTTGTACGATCGATTGTGGGGAAGCGGTGTGCTACCCGGCAAACACCAAGGCGTCAAACTGCGTGGCGGTAACGATCCGATTCTGTATTTGACGGATCCGGCCGGCTGTCCACCGCAGGTTCGCCGAAGAATGTTAGATGATATTGGCAAACTCAATCAGGCAACTGCGCAGCGCACGCTTGACCCCGAAGTTACCACGCGGATCGAGCAGTACGAATTAGCCTTTCGAATGCAGACTGCGGTTCCAGATCTCGTGGATCTTTCGCAGGAACCGGAACACGTTTTGAAACGCTATGGACCTGAGGTGACCAAGCCCGGCACGTACGCCAGAAACTGCCTTCTTGCACGGCGTTTGGCGGAACGTGACGTGCGTTTCATTCAGTTGTTTCACATGGGCTGGGACCAGCACGACAATCTGCCCGACCATATGACAAAGCAGTGTTACGACACGGACCAGCCAACGGCCGCTTTGCTTCAGGACCTGGAAGAACGTGGTTTGCTGGAGGATACGCTCGTCGTATGGGGAGGTGAATTTGGGCGGACCGTTTATTGCCAGGGCACGTTGACGGAGACCAATTATGGTCGCGACCATCACCCCAGGAGCTTTTCGATCTTCATGGCCGGAGGAGGCGTGAAGCCTGGCTTGACCTACGGCGCGACGGATGAGTTCGGCTACAACATCACGGAGAATCCGGTCCACGTGAATGACTTGCACGCAACGATCCTTCATTTACTTGGAATCGATCACCGTCGACTCACGATTCCGTTTCAGGGTCTGGCTCTCAAGCTTTCTGGAGTGGAGGACAGGCATCCGGTAACAGAGATCTTTGCGTGA